A stretch of the Veillonella parvula DSM 2008 genome encodes the following:
- a CDS encoding OmpH family outer membrane protein, with amino-acid sequence MMRMMNNKANVKIFSIVIAAIFIVGIGALAYTQMASPSSNSGTSTIGVIDTSRMLSQDNPIYISAAQEYMSYQSQLQQETQAKIDAAQDDATKQKIAEEARQNLAKKDQEIAKSVQDKAMEAAKAVGDAKGLSVVMTKDTVLYGGVDITDQVLKKLATDAKK; translated from the coding sequence ATGATGCGAATGATGAACAACAAGGCGAATGTAAAGATTTTTTCCATCGTCATTGCTGCTATTTTTATTGTTGGTATTGGTGCGTTAGCTTATACGCAAATGGCTTCGCCTAGTAGTAATAGTGGGACTAGTACTATTGGGGTTATCGATACATCTCGTATGTTGTCTCAAGATAATCCAATTTATATCTCTGCAGCTCAAGAATATATGAGCTATCAAAGCCAATTACAACAAGAAACGCAAGCTAAAATTGATGCAGCACAAGATGATGCTACTAAACAAAAAATTGCTGAAGAAGCTCGTCAAAACCTAGCTAAAAAAGATCAAGAAATTGCTAAATCCGTTCAAGATAAAGCTATGGAGGCTGCAAAAGCGGTTGGTGATGCTAAAGGTCTTAGCGTTGTTATGACTAAAGACACTGTACTATACGGTGGTGTTGATATTACAGATCAAGTATTGAAAAAACTAGCTACTGATGCAAAAAAATAA
- a CDS encoding translocation/assembly module TamB domain-containing protein has protein sequence MTRKKWLLIGAAILGLSGIVGASINPMAQTYIAPMVKEQVNNVINGSIDYDSLRINWNGDVVLTDVIIKDRDGHLVGTAQEVAVGVKLSSLPKIIGGNTSGATAISSVIVETPDFHIWQLADGSWSITKLVKPSDPNKSGTFDGSVTINDGRVALRTKDGIKRNVENLDGTMALNMSGMSKGAFTADVDGSAITMNGKIDMNNVSNFDLFVQANEIDTAGIMRFVPLRKELSVTSGKLQDIHLNLKSEDGKYIMSGNVGFKGLTGTYKRGNTIYNITDGTGRIMLNNDQIVISRSSWRVNDQVAKINGLVTLGKDEEYLNLNVVADKVALEAITDVGVTGIVGGRAHIGGTTVAPRVDATIASDGISYKGYYIDRLQGNIVYDNGLVRTDDAHLSIGEGSAKIKGQYVADTGDFDAIINTQDLPLGTFTKDMTTPITGNIDGEIRILGKNNQVTDAVGAVEGRQIGIHGVVVDTVKANFMHADNRTNITVVGTMGDGTLSGYGYIQNGNVDATISGNALPLTALSPIIGQEVDGTLNTSFAIQGTLDNPNVTGTVWGQEVHYKGARFNNIHGDIKLDNHILTITNGHIGDGDGGYDVNGWYNLDTDALDLNARARTARIENVIRTVTDVPITGWFETDNHITGTAANPIVEGRAHLWDGSAYGKLVTNAFVKYNYQNNTLELYRFDIAGYGATITGGGTVSKEAINVDFEGKNIDMGRLLINTGYKVDGLLSGRGQITGSMDNPQFNGYISSDALSVNGELLNDIHGRVYADKSVVNVQDFTFAEADGGRYAVKGGMKFDDSRQLFGVLDVTNGSVKNLLNLLDRSNEHIDGKLNGSVEIGGTRDNPSVNVTGKINDVSIDEKIVGDATINASFANRKFKVTTLKLPVGEGLIAIGGTMDLDGQADLQVALKDVDIVPFLPLMGKDIQATGWVTGVVNITGETKNPKVELSSAIESGSFNGVGIDEGFVLATMQDQVIQIQRIQGAKSGYKLSVYGKIPLAAIFTSGYIPANDSKSMDVTIDFNEADMAVIPLLTTSVKEATGPLKGTVHITGTIDQPEAYGTVSVRNGTMKLASVENQITGIDGDLIFSGQQGDFQSRINMGKGSAGLAAKVNWSGHTLTNYKAAVQLEDLEVRSEYVRGPLNGELYIADRDGLPTLIGTLNLEKIQFKIPLSLQSSESTKDMGVDVTVHAGKGVRLYDRTLYNMFISGDVHFGGSLQNPTASGQFDVRNGTFKYLSHVFNITKGNAHFVGGSYLPNLQLEAETNVSNYTIMLGVKGTVDHMDLSLSSNPTLSRKQIISMLTFGRGADSNSSTLTNEDVNAVATAGLQMFAFGYVQDALQNTLGLDRINITTGSIDPDEPTNRDTASNYNIEIGKYVLPRVMLTYSQGINNKQNKYGIEYSVKRNLKFTGWHTSKGNNYIGGRWTRSF, from the coding sequence ATGACCCGTAAAAAGTGGCTCCTTATCGGTGCAGCGATTTTAGGTTTGTCTGGTATTGTTGGTGCCAGCATTAATCCTATGGCTCAAACTTACATTGCACCTATGGTTAAAGAACAAGTAAATAATGTCATAAACGGTTCTATAGACTATGATTCTCTCCGAATTAATTGGAATGGTGATGTTGTTCTAACAGATGTGATTATCAAAGATAGAGATGGACATTTAGTTGGAACTGCTCAAGAGGTAGCTGTAGGAGTTAAATTATCTTCTTTACCGAAGATTATTGGTGGCAACACATCAGGGGCTACGGCTATTTCTAGTGTAATCGTCGAGACGCCAGATTTTCATATATGGCAACTAGCTGATGGGTCGTGGAGTATAACTAAGTTAGTAAAACCATCCGATCCAAATAAGTCGGGTACTTTTGATGGCTCTGTAACTATTAATGATGGTCGTGTAGCTCTACGTACTAAAGATGGAATAAAGAGAAATGTAGAAAATCTTGATGGGACTATGGCGCTTAATATGAGTGGAATGTCTAAAGGCGCCTTTACTGCGGATGTAGATGGTTCCGCAATTACCATGAATGGCAAAATTGATATGAACAATGTATCTAATTTTGATCTCTTTGTACAAGCTAACGAAATTGATACAGCTGGTATTATGCGTTTTGTTCCACTTCGTAAGGAGTTATCTGTAACGAGTGGTAAATTACAAGATATACATTTAAATCTTAAAAGTGAAGATGGCAAATATATCATGAGTGGTAATGTAGGCTTTAAAGGCTTAACCGGCACTTATAAACGGGGTAATACAATTTATAATATTACCGATGGTACGGGTCGCATTATGCTTAATAATGATCAAATCGTTATTAGTCGTAGTTCTTGGAGAGTAAATGATCAAGTAGCAAAGATCAATGGATTAGTTACACTGGGTAAAGATGAAGAATATTTAAATCTTAATGTTGTAGCCGATAAAGTAGCTTTAGAAGCGATAACAGATGTCGGTGTTACTGGCATTGTAGGTGGGCGTGCACATATTGGTGGTACGACAGTAGCCCCTCGTGTAGATGCAACGATTGCTAGTGATGGTATTTCTTATAAAGGTTACTATATTGATCGTTTACAAGGGAATATCGTATATGATAACGGTTTAGTTCGTACTGATGATGCGCACTTGTCTATAGGTGAAGGTAGCGCAAAGATTAAGGGTCAATATGTAGCTGATACAGGGGATTTTGATGCTATTATAAATACTCAAGATTTACCTTTAGGCACTTTCACAAAAGATATGACCACACCGATTACAGGTAATATCGATGGTGAGATTCGTATTTTAGGAAAAAATAATCAAGTTACAGATGCCGTAGGCGCTGTTGAAGGTCGCCAAATAGGTATTCACGGCGTTGTGGTTGATACTGTAAAAGCTAACTTTATGCATGCTGATAATCGTACAAACATAACCGTTGTAGGTACTATGGGGGATGGGACGCTTAGCGGGTATGGCTATATCCAGAATGGTAACGTAGATGCCACTATTTCAGGTAATGCATTGCCGTTGACCGCATTAAGTCCTATTATTGGTCAAGAGGTTGATGGCACCTTGAATACCTCTTTTGCGATACAAGGTACATTGGATAATCCAAATGTAACGGGCACTGTATGGGGTCAAGAGGTACATTATAAAGGGGCTCGATTCAATAATATCCATGGTGATATTAAGCTAGATAACCATATTCTCACTATTACCAATGGACATATTGGTGATGGCGATGGGGGCTATGATGTTAATGGTTGGTATAATCTTGATACGGATGCGTTAGATTTAAATGCTAGGGCTCGGACTGCTCGTATTGAAAATGTGATTCGTACTGTTACAGATGTTCCTATTACGGGTTGGTTTGAAACGGACAATCATATTACAGGAACGGCTGCAAATCCGATTGTAGAAGGTCGTGCTCATTTGTGGGATGGTTCTGCTTATGGAAAACTCGTGACTAATGCATTTGTAAAATATAACTATCAGAATAATACATTAGAGCTTTATAGATTTGATATTGCAGGTTATGGTGCAACTATCACAGGTGGAGGTACAGTATCTAAAGAAGCAATTAATGTTGATTTTGAAGGTAAAAATATTGATATGGGCAGATTGCTCATTAATACGGGTTACAAAGTTGATGGGTTGCTATCTGGTCGAGGGCAAATTACTGGATCTATGGATAACCCTCAATTCAATGGCTATATTTCATCTGATGCCTTATCAGTTAATGGAGAATTATTGAACGATATTCATGGTCGTGTTTATGCAGATAAATCGGTTGTAAATGTACAAGATTTCACCTTTGCTGAAGCCGATGGTGGTCGCTATGCTGTTAAAGGTGGTATGAAGTTTGATGACAGTAGACAACTATTTGGTGTATTAGATGTTACTAATGGTAGCGTAAAGAATTTACTAAACTTGCTAGACCGGTCCAACGAACATATTGATGGTAAATTAAATGGTTCTGTTGAAATTGGAGGTACACGCGACAATCCAAGTGTTAATGTAACAGGCAAGATTAATGATGTAAGTATTGATGAAAAGATTGTTGGTGATGCAACTATCAATGCAAGTTTTGCTAATCGTAAATTCAAAGTTACAACTCTGAAACTACCTGTTGGTGAAGGTCTTATTGCAATAGGCGGTACGATGGATCTTGATGGTCAAGCAGATTTACAGGTTGCATTAAAGGATGTTGATATAGTACCGTTCTTGCCACTTATGGGTAAGGATATTCAAGCTACTGGTTGGGTGACTGGTGTTGTGAATATTACTGGAGAAACTAAGAATCCTAAAGTAGAATTATCCAGTGCTATAGAGTCGGGGTCCTTTAATGGTGTTGGCATTGATGAAGGTTTTGTATTGGCTACAATGCAAGATCAAGTTATTCAGATTCAACGAATTCAAGGTGCCAAAAGTGGGTATAAGCTAAGTGTCTATGGTAAGATTCCATTAGCGGCAATCTTTACATCTGGGTATATTCCAGCAAATGATAGCAAATCTATGGATGTAACTATTGATTTTAACGAAGCAGATATGGCTGTTATCCCTCTTCTTACAACTAGTGTTAAGGAGGCAACAGGTCCGTTAAAAGGCACGGTTCACATTACAGGCACTATTGATCAGCCTGAAGCATATGGTACTGTATCGGTACGTAATGGTACGATGAAATTGGCAAGTGTAGAAAATCAAATTACTGGTATTGATGGTGACTTAATTTTCTCTGGTCAACAAGGTGATTTTCAATCCCGTATTAATATGGGCAAAGGCTCAGCTGGTTTGGCTGCTAAAGTAAATTGGTCTGGACATACTCTTACTAATTATAAGGCGGCAGTTCAGCTAGAAGACTTAGAGGTTCGCAGTGAATATGTAAGAGGACCGTTGAATGGTGAACTTTATATTGCTGACCGAGATGGATTGCCGACCCTTATTGGTACTTTAAATCTTGAAAAGATTCAATTCAAAATTCCTCTTTCCTTACAATCTAGTGAAAGTACCAAAGATATGGGGGTGGATGTTACTGTTCATGCCGGTAAAGGAGTACGCTTATATGATCGCACCTTATACAACATGTTTATCAGTGGCGATGTTCATTTTGGTGGATCCTTACAAAATCCAACTGCTAGTGGTCAATTCGATGTTAGAAATGGCACGTTTAAGTATTTGAGCCATGTATTTAATATTACAAAAGGGAATGCCCATTTCGTAGGTGGCTCTTATTTACCAAACTTACAATTAGAGGCTGAAACAAATGTAAGTAATTACACTATTATGCTTGGCGTAAAAGGGACAGTGGATCATATGGACTTATCATTGTCCTCTAATCCTACATTGTCTAGAAAGCAAATCATTTCCATGTTGACCTTCGGCCGCGGTGCAGATTCAAATAGTAGTACTTTGACAAATGAAGATGTGAATGCTGTGGCTACAGCAGGGCTTCAAATGTTTGCTTTTGGCTATGTACAAGATGCATTACAAAATACACTTGGGTTAGACCGCATCAATATTACAACAGGGTCAATTGATCCCGATGAGCCAACCAATAGGGATACGGCAAGTAATTATAATATTGAAATCGGTAAATATGTATTACCGAGAGTCATGTTGACTTATTCTCAAGGTATTAATAACAAACAAAATAAATATGGTATAGAATATTCTGTTAAACGAAACCTTAAGTTCACGGGATGGCATACATCAAAAGGGAACAATTATATAGGTGGTCGTTGGACACGTAGCTTTTAA
- a CDS encoding lysophospholipid acyltransferase family protein, whose protein sequence is MYRFMKIFSAFICLLPKGLQYAIGTLLGEIAWLVVPPKRKRLAIGQILFCNITDDPKEARRIAKASTTRFGRMIIDVLRYPEIKDGAYKDMVEFINREYLDDALENGRGAILAAVHSGNWELLGAVLASEGYPLISVAMKQNGDADKFINEYRRIMHQHVTYKTGVREMINELKKGAFLGLIMDQDPGDDGLLVPFFGYETLTAAGPAVLARMQDVPIIFVTIHYSPFSEKHEIEAHPPIYVERTDDKKRDIAVTTTRLNEFIEDYIRRYPEDWFWLHNRWKWTRRFYGEQIDTPPDVFQ, encoded by the coding sequence ATGTATAGGTTTATGAAAATCTTTAGTGCCTTTATTTGCTTATTACCTAAAGGTTTGCAATATGCTATTGGTACATTGCTAGGTGAAATTGCGTGGTTAGTGGTGCCACCTAAACGCAAGCGCCTAGCGATAGGCCAAATTTTATTCTGTAATATTACAGATGATCCTAAAGAAGCTCGACGTATTGCGAAAGCTAGCACTACACGCTTTGGCCGTATGATTATTGATGTATTGCGCTATCCTGAAATTAAAGATGGTGCATACAAAGATATGGTGGAGTTTATTAATCGAGAGTACTTAGATGATGCCTTAGAAAATGGTCGAGGTGCAATCTTAGCCGCTGTTCATAGTGGTAACTGGGAACTCCTAGGTGCCGTTCTTGCTTCTGAAGGGTATCCGTTGATTTCTGTGGCTATGAAACAAAATGGTGATGCCGATAAGTTTATCAATGAATATCGTCGGATTATGCATCAACATGTGACCTATAAAACAGGTGTTCGTGAAATGATTAATGAACTAAAAAAAGGTGCATTTTTAGGCCTTATTATGGATCAGGACCCTGGTGATGATGGCCTTCTTGTACCATTCTTTGGTTATGAAACATTGACGGCTGCGGGACCAGCTGTATTGGCTCGTATGCAAGATGTGCCCATTATTTTTGTAACCATACATTATAGTCCGTTTTCTGAGAAACATGAGATTGAAGCGCATCCACCAATTTATGTGGAACGCACAGATGATAAAAAGCGTGATATAGCGGTAACAACAACTCGTCTAAATGAGTTTATTGAAGATTATATTCGGCGATATCCTGAAGATTGGTTTTGGCTTCATAACCGTTGGAAATGGACTCGTCGTTTTTATGGTGAACAAATAGATACACCACCTGATGTTTTTCAATAG
- a CDS encoding OmpH family outer membrane protein: MNKRIKSLVLGASLVASMAILGGCGSNNVGYVDSVKVANSTEKGIEITKEINAKKAELDAKIAAADEASKQNVFNQANQELNAFANAKAQEYRQYQEQKINELVKEKKLDVIIEKGAVVGGGSDVTDDLITKMGKASDDQIKEVENAAKAQEQQDAQQNAQQADQAATSTTEAAQ; the protein is encoded by the coding sequence ATGAATAAACGTATTAAATCTTTAGTATTAGGTGCATCTTTAGTAGCTTCTATGGCTATCTTAGGTGGTTGTGGTTCTAATAATGTTGGTTATGTTGATAGCGTGAAAGTGGCAAACAGTACTGAAAAAGGCATTGAAATTACTAAAGAAATCAATGCTAAAAAAGCGGAATTAGATGCTAAAATTGCTGCTGCCGATGAAGCATCTAAACAAAATGTATTTAATCAAGCGAATCAAGAATTAAATGCCTTTGCGAATGCAAAAGCGCAAGAATATCGTCAATATCAAGAACAAAAAATCAATGAACTTGTGAAAGAGAAAAAACTTGATGTTATTATTGAGAAAGGCGCTGTTGTTGGCGGTGGCTCTGATGTAACTGATGATTTGATTACAAAAATGGGTAAAGCTTCTGACGACCAAATCAAAGAAGTTGAAAATGCAGCTAAAGCCCAAGAGCAACAAGATGCTCAGCAAAATGCACAACAAGCAGATCAAGCTGCAACAAGTACAACTGAAGCTGCACAATAA
- a CDS encoding TolC family protein, with product MNKKVLSLGVMLSLVTTGAFAADVVTTSVNNGDQLSKYQKEAIQLTQKQLAEKSVLDSKTYERTLALNEARTVDLALANNRTAKQTKWGYEAAKSAVSQVAAGKNPSVSYGWSAQKTGGDTGSGKSGSHNFSISAPVFNPQLDASIDSARYTREGTGASYEEALQQAKYDALNGYYTLIMSRNMVDVAQQAVKDYQGHVTNVEAQYNVGLVASSDVLAAKTNLDDSQTSLVKAQNAANLAEANLNQVIAYPAQTAITTAERDLQYKPYNVTLEQAKAYAMLHRSALVKSALDVKSAEEAVKSAKAGYLPTVAVKAGRGYGDPDGYFGTSTKSWSVGASATWNLWDGGATQNAIKKANAQLEQAKEANLATVDAVLLAVQKAYLNLRAAEQTIQSTQTAVAQGQESFRIATLRYRAGVGTNLDVLDAETKLTTARNNYVEALYNYNISIAALEQLTGVPLSTSVGQGAEVIANSGAVEQLSKLGGNQ from the coding sequence ATGAATAAAAAGGTTCTTTCCTTAGGTGTAATGCTTTCTTTAGTTACTACTGGTGCATTCGCGGCTGATGTAGTAACTACATCCGTTAACAACGGAGACCAATTAAGCAAATATCAAAAAGAAGCTATTCAATTAACACAAAAGCAATTAGCAGAAAAATCTGTTTTAGACAGTAAAACCTATGAACGTACATTAGCTTTAAACGAAGCCCGTACGGTTGATTTAGCATTAGCTAATAATCGTACAGCTAAGCAAACTAAATGGGGTTATGAAGCTGCTAAATCTGCAGTAAGCCAAGTAGCAGCTGGTAAGAATCCAAGTGTTAGTTATGGTTGGAGTGCTCAAAAAACGGGCGGTGACACAGGTAGTGGCAAATCTGGAAGTCATAACTTCTCCATTAGTGCGCCTGTATTCAATCCACAACTTGATGCGAGCATTGATTCTGCACGTTATACTCGTGAAGGTACTGGTGCTAGCTATGAAGAGGCTTTACAACAAGCAAAATATGATGCTCTTAACGGTTATTATACATTGATTATGAGCCGCAATATGGTAGATGTAGCACAACAAGCTGTTAAAGATTATCAAGGTCATGTAACCAATGTAGAGGCACAGTATAATGTTGGTTTAGTGGCGAGCTCCGACGTATTGGCAGCTAAAACAAATCTTGATGATTCTCAAACATCTCTTGTAAAAGCGCAAAATGCTGCAAATTTAGCAGAGGCGAACTTAAATCAAGTTATTGCATACCCTGCACAAACAGCTATTACTACAGCAGAGCGTGATTTACAATATAAACCATATAATGTAACCTTGGAGCAAGCGAAAGCATATGCTATGCTTCATCGTTCCGCTCTTGTTAAATCAGCTCTTGATGTAAAATCTGCAGAAGAAGCTGTAAAATCTGCTAAGGCCGGTTATTTGCCTACGGTTGCTGTAAAAGCTGGTCGTGGCTATGGTGATCCAGATGGTTACTTTGGTACAAGCACAAAGTCCTGGAGTGTTGGCGCTAGTGCTACTTGGAACTTATGGGATGGTGGTGCAACACAAAATGCTATTAAAAAAGCAAATGCACAACTTGAACAAGCAAAAGAAGCTAACTTGGCAACTGTTGATGCTGTATTGTTAGCTGTACAAAAAGCATACTTGAATTTACGAGCTGCTGAACAAACAATTCAAAGTACACAAACTGCAGTCGCACAAGGTCAAGAAAGTTTCCGTATTGCTACGCTTCGTTACCGTGCAGGTGTTGGTACGAACCTTGATGTACTTGATGCAGAAACTAAGTTGACAACAGCTCGTAATAACTATGTAGAAGCTCTTTACAATTACAATATTAGCATTGCGGCTCTTGAACAATTAACAGGCGTTCCATTGTCTACATCTGTAGGTCAAGGTGCTGAAGTTATCGCTAATAGTGGTGCTGTTGAACAATTGTCAAAACTAGGCGGCAATCAATAA
- a CDS encoding BamA/OMP85 family outer membrane protein produces the protein MFKPKAYKSMLAASVLTAVMGTGSVFAAEVQAGYTPDLNSTTTTNAATANDAATTQAVYNADATTTTIQDETDAAILAARGDTTISSDGTVVKGSDGTVTVNNAALKTDDKQVKMVSKTTGGTDLDKAAENGQTQAVTTVEAQYVTSASAESVNPYVGKLITGLSISGVTAEQQANLLPILTEKVGDAVSVDGVFKDVTNLGNTGYFSEVNPVFTSVPEGVKLDFAVTVNPVTTGVSFEGNTVYSSEVLTKFMDIQPGQVLNSVSVGQKVQGINAAYARDGYMLAHVDGVRVDDQGVLHIHIVEGIVEDIIPAGNKKTRNKVITREFVQKKGKPFNKFLVRRSVERVYNLGFFDDVNVRMLPGEQDPNNVIIEIDVLEHKTGTITLGAGYSKSDGLMGIVEFGEDNFRGTGDKFKVHWEIGGKKKYKNYQISYLKPWIDSKGTSLGFSFFNREDEYTDYNEDGNEVAEYNKKSRGFNISFGRQTGEYTRDYLTLESRKDSYKWDDDDSSGFRYDKNAGKGTNWDNGSYNFASDNYVKNNFGRINSVTWQKVYDSRDNIYEPTRGRRISYTTQWAGHGLGGDFDFYKFTAETRMYKKLGAKNVLAFRARAGFIQGDAPYSQLFTLGGADSLRGYEDDQFRGKKMYNATLEFRFPIVKKVSGVLFGDIGDAWDAPNVTWYNSKKSFNYGVGAGVRITTPIGPVKLDYGVGKHKNKFHFSFGTQF, from the coding sequence ATGTTTAAACCAAAAGCTTATAAAAGTATGCTTGCAGCGTCCGTGTTGACCGCTGTCATGGGGACAGGCAGTGTATTTGCTGCTGAGGTACAAGCTGGCTATACTCCAGATTTAAATAGCACAACGACGACTAATGCTGCTACAGCAAATGATGCAGCTACTACACAAGCTGTTTATAATGCTGATGCAACTACTACAACTATACAAGATGAAACTGATGCAGCTATCTTAGCTGCTCGTGGTGATACGACTATATCTAGTGACGGCACTGTAGTAAAAGGTTCTGATGGAACTGTTACAGTCAATAATGCTGCTTTAAAAACTGATGATAAACAAGTAAAAATGGTATCTAAAACTACTGGTGGTACTGATCTTGATAAGGCTGCTGAAAATGGCCAAACTCAAGCTGTTACAACAGTAGAAGCACAATATGTCACATCTGCTAGTGCAGAATCTGTTAATCCTTACGTAGGTAAATTGATTACCGGTTTATCTATATCTGGCGTTACAGCTGAACAGCAAGCAAATTTGTTGCCAATTTTAACTGAAAAAGTTGGCGATGCCGTATCTGTTGATGGCGTATTTAAAGATGTAACTAATCTTGGTAATACTGGGTACTTCTCTGAAGTAAATCCTGTATTTACTTCCGTGCCTGAAGGCGTAAAATTGGACTTTGCCGTAACCGTAAATCCAGTTACTACTGGCGTTTCCTTTGAAGGTAATACTGTATATTCCTCCGAAGTATTGACTAAGTTCATGGATATTCAACCAGGTCAAGTTCTTAACTCTGTATCTGTAGGGCAAAAAGTCCAAGGTATTAATGCTGCATATGCTCGTGATGGCTATATGTTAGCACACGTTGATGGTGTCCGTGTAGATGACCAAGGCGTACTTCATATACACATTGTTGAAGGTATCGTAGAAGATATCATTCCAGCAGGTAACAAGAAAACTCGCAATAAAGTTATTACTCGTGAATTTGTTCAAAAGAAAGGAAAACCTTTTAATAAATTCTTGGTACGTCGTTCTGTAGAACGCGTATATAACTTAGGTTTCTTTGATGACGTAAACGTTCGTATGTTGCCAGGTGAACAAGATCCAAATAATGTAATTATTGAAATCGATGTATTGGAACATAAGACTGGTACCATCACATTAGGTGCTGGTTACTCTAAATCTGATGGGTTGATGGGTATTGTTGAATTCGGTGAAGATAACTTCCGTGGTACTGGCGATAAATTTAAAGTTCACTGGGAAATCGGTGGTAAGAAAAAATATAAGAACTACCAAATCTCCTACTTGAAACCTTGGATCGATAGCAAAGGTACATCCCTTGGCTTCTCCTTCTTCAACCGCGAAGATGAATACACAGATTACAATGAAGATGGTAATGAAGTAGCAGAATACAATAAGAAATCTCGTGGTTTCAATATTTCCTTCGGTCGTCAAACTGGGGAATATACTCGTGATTACTTGACATTAGAATCTCGTAAAGATTCTTATAAATGGGATGATGATGATAGTTCTGGCTTCCGTTATGATAAAAATGCGGGTAAAGGTACAAACTGGGATAATGGTTCCTATAACTTCGCATCTGACAACTATGTAAAAAATAACTTCGGTCGCATTAACTCCGTAACATGGCAAAAAGTATACGATTCTCGTGATAATATCTATGAACCAACTCGTGGTCGTCGTATTTCTTATACTACACAATGGGCTGGTCATGGCTTGGGCGGTGACTTCGACTTCTACAAATTCACAGCTGAAACTCGTATGTACAAGAAATTGGGCGCTAAGAATGTATTGGCATTCCGTGCACGTGCTGGTTTCATCCAAGGTGATGCTCCTTATAGCCAATTGTTCACATTGGGCGGTGCTGATTCCTTACGTGGTTATGAAGATGATCAATTCCGTGGTAAGAAGATGTACAATGCTACATTGGAATTCCGTTTCCCAATTGTTAAGAAAGTTAGCGGTGTGTTATTCGGTGATATTGGTGATGCATGGGATGCACCAAATGTTACATGGTATAACAGCAAAAAATCCTTTAACTATGGCGTTGGTGCTGGTGTTCGTATTACGACCCCAATTGGTCCTGTTAAACTTGACTATGGTGTGGGTAAACACAAAAATAAATTCCACTTCAGCTTCGGTACACAATTCTAA
- the lpxD gene encoding UDP-3-O-(3-hydroxymyristoyl)glucosamine N-acyltransferase, which yields MEKTLQELANLVGGQLIGDESIVITETRSFEQAVKQSITFAIGEYVEHIALCQAGAVIVESEVKNAPMAQIVVDNAKAAFAQVLEVFHPPVVVPREVHSTAIIGKNVTLGKNVAIGAYCVINDNAVIGDNVTIRPYVYIGHNVRIGEDSDIYAGAIVHENCILGKRVVLRAKAVIGGEGFGFATENGIHTHIPQVGNVILEDDVEIGSCTTVDNATMGSTLVRRGTKIDNLVHLGHNVEIGEDCFLIAQVGIAGSTKCGNHVIFAGQTGCTGHITIGDNVQFAGKTGITGNVPSNSVMAGYPMRPHKEWLKLAAYENRLPEMVKTVKQLQKEIDALKAQLKES from the coding sequence TTGGAAAAAACTTTACAGGAACTCGCAAATTTAGTAGGCGGTCAACTTATAGGGGATGAGTCTATTGTCATTACTGAGACACGTAGCTTTGAGCAAGCAGTAAAACAATCCATAACTTTTGCAATAGGTGAATATGTTGAACATATTGCATTATGCCAAGCGGGTGCTGTTATCGTTGAATCGGAAGTAAAGAATGCACCGATGGCACAAATCGTAGTTGATAATGCAAAAGCTGCATTCGCCCAAGTGCTAGAAGTATTCCATCCACCTGTTGTAGTTCCCCGTGAAGTGCATAGTACAGCTATTATTGGCAAGAATGTTACACTTGGTAAAAATGTAGCTATTGGTGCCTATTGTGTTATTAATGATAATGCTGTTATCGGTGATAATGTAACAATTCGACCTTATGTATATATTGGTCATAATGTACGAATTGGGGAAGATTCTGATATCTATGCAGGTGCTATCGTACATGAGAACTGTATTTTGGGTAAACGCGTTGTATTGCGTGCTAAAGCAGTTATCGGTGGTGAAGGTTTTGGCTTTGCCACAGAAAATGGTATTCATACGCATATTCCTCAAGTAGGCAATGTTATTCTTGAAGATGATGTAGAAATTGGTTCTTGCACTACTGTTGATAATGCTACAATGGGATCTACCTTGGTACGTCGCGGTACAAAAATTGACAATCTTGTTCACCTTGGCCACAATGTTGAGATTGGAGAAGATTGTTTCTTGATTGCACAGGTTGGGATTGCAGGTAGTACAAAATGTGGTAACCATGTAATCTTTGCAGGACAAACAGGCTGTACTGGTCATATTACAATTGGAGATAATGTACAATTTGCAGGTAAAACAGGAATTACTGGCAATGTACCATCTAATTCTGTTATGGCTGGGTATCCAATGAGACCTCATAAAGAGTGGTTAAAATTGGCTGCTTACGAGAATCGTTTGCCAGAAATGGTGAAAACTGTAAAACAATTACAAAAAGAAATTGACGCTTTGAAAGCACAGCTTAAGGAGAGCTAA